In Cloacibacterium caeni, a single window of DNA contains:
- a CDS encoding threonine aldolase family protein, producing the protein MKFSFKNDYSEGCHPKILEALSQCNLDQQNGYGLDIYSENAANIIREKSKSPESKVHLVSGGTQANLIVISSILRPHESVVSANTGHIFTNETGAIEATGHKVHGVETKDGKLRPEDIQNVLDVHANVPHQVKQKLVYISNSTEIGTIYTKKELENLSNFCKEKNLYLFMDGARLGHALTAESNDVTLEDVAKFTDVFYLGGTKNGALLGEAIIINRQSLQEEFGFHIKQKGAMLAKGRLLGIQFQELMKDDLYWDLARHANQQAMKIKQTFKEIGCNFLAETDTNQIFPILENSQIEKLSEQFDFYVWKKIDAQTSAIRIITSWATETEVVERFCQEILKLK; encoded by the coding sequence ATGAAATTTTCTTTTAAAAATGACTATTCCGAAGGTTGCCATCCCAAAATTTTGGAGGCACTTTCTCAATGTAATTTAGACCAACAAAACGGTTACGGACTAGATATTTACTCAGAAAATGCAGCAAATATCATCAGAGAAAAATCAAAATCCCCTGAGTCTAAAGTTCATTTGGTAAGTGGTGGAACGCAAGCCAATTTAATTGTAATTTCTAGTATTTTAAGACCACACGAAAGTGTAGTTTCGGCTAATACTGGTCATATTTTCACCAATGAAACTGGTGCAATAGAAGCTACAGGTCATAAAGTACACGGCGTAGAAACCAAAGATGGAAAATTAAGACCAGAAGATATTCAGAATGTGCTAGATGTACATGCCAATGTTCCGCATCAGGTAAAGCAGAAGTTGGTTTACATCTCTAATTCTACCGAAATTGGAACGATTTATACCAAAAAAGAATTGGAAAATTTATCAAATTTTTGCAAAGAAAAAAATCTATATTTATTTATGGATGGCGCCAGATTAGGACACGCTTTAACGGCAGAAAGCAATGATGTAACGCTAGAAGATGTAGCGAAGTTTACAGATGTTTTTTATCTTGGCGGAACCAAAAACGGAGCTTTATTAGGTGAAGCAATCATTATAAACAGACAAAGTCTGCAAGAAGAATTCGGGTTTCACATTAAGCAAAAAGGGGCAATGCTCGCGAAAGGAAGATTACTCGGAATTCAGTTTCAAGAGTTGATGAAAGACGATTTATATTGGGATTTAGCAAGACATGCCAATCAACAAGCCATGAAAATCAAGCAAACTTTCAAAGAAATAGGTTGTAATTTTTTGGCGGAAACAGATACCAATCAGATTTTCCCAATTTTAGAAAATTCACAAATTGAGAAACTTTCAGAACAGTTTGATTTTTATGTTTGGAAGAAAATAGATGCACAAACATCAGCCATTAGAATTATTACTTCTTGGGCTACAGAAACCGAAGTGGTAGAACGTTTTTGTCAAGAAATTTTGAAATTAAAATAA